In a single window of the Streptomyces sp. HUAS ZL42 genome:
- a CDS encoding ATP-dependent DNA helicase, with translation MTKPSLPELLHAAVTAVGGTERPGQVAMAEAVAEAIDDSSHLLVQAGTGTGKSLGYLVPALAHGERVVIATATLALQRQLVERDLPRTVDALHPLLRRRPEFAMLKGRSNYLCLHRLHEGMPQDEEEGLFDQFEAAAPTSKLGQDLLRMHNWADETESGDRDDLTPGVSDRAWAQVSVSSRECLGASKCAYGAECFAEMARERAKLSEVVVTNHALLAIDAIEGAPVLPQHEVLIVDEAHELVSRVTGVATGELTPGQVNRAVRRAAKLVNEKAADQLQTAAEGFERLMELALPGRLEEIPEDLGYALMALRDAARTVISAIGATRDKSVQDEDAVRKQALASVESVHDVAERIVNGSEWDVVWYERHDRFGASLRVAPMSVSGLLREKLFADRSVILASATLKLGGDFNGVGASLGLAPEGTEGDDLPNWRGIDVGSPFDYRKQGILYVAKHLSRPARDGDRADMLDELTELIQAAGGRTLGLFSSMRAAQLAAEELRTRIPEFPILLQGEETLGELIKNFSADPRTCLFGTLSLWQGVDVPGPSCQLVVMDKIPFPRPDDPLMSARQKAVEDAGGNGFMAVAATHAALLMAQGAGRLVRASGDRGVVAVLDQRLATARYGSYLKASLPDFWFTTDRNQVRKSLAAIDQAARQTEAE, from the coding sequence ATGACGAAGCCCTCACTCCCCGAACTCCTGCACGCTGCCGTCACTGCTGTCGGCGGCACGGAGCGCCCCGGCCAGGTGGCCATGGCCGAAGCCGTCGCGGAGGCGATCGACGACAGCTCGCATCTGCTGGTCCAGGCCGGCACCGGCACCGGAAAGTCGCTCGGCTATCTCGTGCCCGCGCTCGCGCACGGGGAGCGCGTCGTCATCGCGACCGCCACCCTCGCACTGCAGCGCCAGCTCGTGGAGCGCGACCTGCCCCGCACGGTCGACGCGCTGCACCCTCTGCTGCGCCGCCGCCCCGAGTTCGCGATGCTCAAGGGCAGGTCGAACTACCTGTGCCTGCACCGCCTGCACGAGGGAATGCCGCAGGACGAGGAAGAGGGGCTCTTCGACCAGTTCGAGGCGGCCGCCCCCACCAGCAAGCTCGGCCAGGACCTGCTGCGCATGCATAACTGGGCGGACGAGACCGAGTCCGGCGACCGCGACGATCTGACGCCCGGTGTGTCGGATCGCGCCTGGGCCCAGGTGTCCGTCTCCTCCCGGGAGTGCCTGGGCGCGTCGAAGTGCGCGTACGGTGCCGAGTGCTTCGCCGAGATGGCCCGGGAGCGGGCCAAGCTCTCCGAGGTCGTCGTCACCAATCACGCGCTGCTCGCGATCGACGCCATCGAAGGCGCCCCGGTCCTCCCCCAGCACGAGGTGCTGATCGTCGACGAGGCCCATGAGCTGGTGTCCCGCGTGACCGGGGTGGCGACGGGGGAGCTCACTCCCGGTCAGGTCAACCGCGCGGTGCGCCGGGCCGCGAAGCTCGTCAACGAGAAGGCCGCCGATCAGCTCCAGACCGCCGCCGAAGGCTTCGAGCGGCTGATGGAACTCGCTCTGCCGGGCCGTCTCGAGGAGATCCCCGAGGATCTCGGCTATGCGCTGATGGCGCTGCGCGATGCCGCCCGCACCGTGATCTCCGCGATCGGCGCGACGCGCGACAAGTCGGTCCAGGACGAGGACGCGGTCCGCAAGCAGGCACTGGCCTCCGTGGAGAGCGTTCACGACGTGGCGGAACGCATCGTGAACGGCTCGGAGTGGGACGTCGTCTGGTACGAGCGCCACGACCGCTTCGGAGCCTCCCTGCGCGTCGCCCCCATGTCCGTCTCGGGACTGTTGAGGGAGAAGCTCTTCGCGGACCGCTCCGTGATCCTGGCCTCCGCAACCCTGAAGCTCGGCGGCGACTTCAACGGCGTGGGCGCCTCTCTGGGCCTCGCCCCCGAAGGCACGGAGGGCGACGACCTGCCGAACTGGAGGGGCATCGATGTCGGCTCGCCCTTCGACTACCGCAAGCAGGGCATTCTGTATGTCGCCAAGCACCTGTCGCGCCCGGCGCGGGACGGCGACCGCGCGGACATGCTGGACGAGCTGACGGAGCTGATCCAGGCGGCCGGGGGACGCACGCTCGGTCTGTTCTCCTCCATGCGGGCCGCCCAGCTCGCCGCAGAGGAACTGCGCACCCGCATTCCCGAGTTCCCGATCCTCCTCCAGGGCGAGGAGACCCTCGGTGAGCTGATCAAGAACTTCTCGGCGGATCCCCGGACATGCCTGTTCGGCACGCTGTCGCTCTGGCAGGGCGTCGATGTCCCCGGCCCCAGCTGCCAGCTGGTGGTCATGGACAAGATCCCCTTCCCGCGCCCGGACGATCCGCTGATGAGCGCCCGCCAGAAGGCTGTGGAGGACGCCGGGGGCAACGGCTTCATGGCCGTGGCCGCCACGCACGCCGCGCTGCTCATGGCTCAGGGCGCCGGCCGCCTCGTACGCGCGTCGGGCGACCGTGGCGTGGTTGCCGTACTGGACCAGCGTCTGGCCACGGCCCGTTACGGGAGCTATCTGAAGGCGTCACTGCCCGACTTCTGGTTCACCACGGACCGTAACCAGGTGCGCAAGTCGCTGGCGGCGATCGACCAGGCGGCGAGGCAGACGGAAGCAGAGTGA
- a CDS encoding IucA/IucC family siderophore biosynthesis protein produces the protein MEHPDPHIAAQAAAVENLLRCWVRENDLPAPGNGTLRIPLPASGTALLAPVHYWSPTGWHRFGLPTLADAPEPCPPADAVTVAALLARETAGAWAAAGASAEAPHTVTSPPGITHGPDLVARVADSVRRTATFISERREQPDGSDLFLAAEQALVLGHPLHPTPKSREGLSDAEARPYSPELRGFFPLHWIAVAPSLLATDSAWTERGRSVSAPRLLARLAGPELPLPDGYTALPLHPWQLREVRRRPEVAALLDAGLLRDVGTYGDPWHPTSSLRTVHQSGAPAMLKLSLGLRLTNSRRENLRKELHRGVEVHRLLRAGLSEQWRAAHPGFDIVRDPAWLAVDGPAGAPLTGLDVVIRHNPFTPSDDVSCIAGLVSPRPWNGPGAAVVDRAGAEERPASSMPSILRSRLAEIVTRLADGTGRPLGAVAAEWFLRYLEQVVRPVLWLDGEAGIALEAHQQNTLLLLDGDGWPVGGRYRDNQGYYFRESRRADLGARLPGIGEHSDTFVSDDVTDERFAYYLAINNVLGLIGAFGSQGLADELLLLAAFRRFLEALASGPSRLRSSLPARLLDSPVLRCKANLLTRLHGLDELVGPVDTQSLYVTIANPLRS, from the coding sequence CTGGAACATCCCGACCCGCACATCGCAGCCCAGGCCGCCGCCGTCGAGAACCTGCTGCGCTGCTGGGTGCGCGAGAACGACCTCCCCGCACCCGGCAACGGCACCCTCCGCATCCCCTTGCCGGCCAGTGGTACGGCCCTGCTCGCTCCCGTTCACTACTGGTCCCCGACGGGCTGGCACCGCTTCGGCCTCCCGACTCTGGCCGACGCCCCCGAACCATGCCCACCAGCCGACGCGGTCACAGTCGCGGCCCTGCTCGCCCGCGAGACCGCCGGTGCGTGGGCCGCGGCCGGTGCCTCCGCGGAAGCACCCCACACGGTCACGTCACCTCCCGGGATCACCCACGGCCCCGACCTCGTCGCCCGTGTGGCCGACTCCGTCCGCCGAACCGCCACCTTCATCAGCGAGCGCAGGGAGCAACCCGACGGCTCCGACCTCTTCCTGGCGGCCGAGCAGGCACTCGTCCTCGGGCACCCACTGCACCCGACCCCGAAGAGCCGCGAGGGCCTCTCCGACGCCGAAGCGCGGCCTTACTCACCCGAGTTGCGCGGCTTCTTCCCACTGCACTGGATCGCTGTCGCACCTTCCCTCCTCGCCACCGACTCGGCCTGGACCGAGCGCGGACGCTCCGTCTCCGCACCCCGGCTCCTGGCGCGGCTCGCGGGACCAGAGCTGCCGCTGCCCGACGGTTACACCGCCCTGCCGCTGCACCCCTGGCAGCTGCGCGAGGTCCGCCGGCGTCCCGAGGTCGCGGCGCTGCTGGACGCAGGCCTTCTCCGGGACGTCGGCACGTACGGCGATCCGTGGCATCCCACCTCCTCCCTGCGTACCGTCCACCAATCCGGCGCCCCCGCCATGCTGAAACTGTCCCTCGGCCTGCGCCTCACCAACTCCCGTCGTGAGAACCTCCGCAAGGAGCTCCACCGCGGCGTCGAGGTTCACCGGTTGCTGCGCGCCGGCCTGTCCGAGCAGTGGCGCGCCGCTCACCCGGGCTTCGACATCGTCCGAGACCCCGCCTGGCTGGCCGTCGACGGACCGGCCGGCGCCCCCCTGACAGGGCTCGACGTGGTGATCCGGCACAACCCGTTCACTCCGTCCGACGACGTCTCGTGCATCGCCGGACTTGTCTCGCCCCGCCCGTGGAACGGGCCGGGTGCCGCCGTCGTTGACCGCGCGGGAGCGGAGGAGAGGCCCGCCTCCTCGATGCCGAGCATCCTGCGTTCCAGGCTGGCCGAGATCGTCACGCGCCTCGCCGACGGTACGGGGCGCCCTCTCGGAGCCGTCGCCGCCGAGTGGTTCCTGCGGTACCTCGAGCAGGTCGTCCGGCCCGTGCTGTGGCTGGACGGCGAGGCGGGGATCGCCCTGGAGGCACACCAGCAGAACACGTTGCTCCTGCTGGACGGGGACGGCTGGCCCGTGGGTGGCCGCTACCGCGACAACCAGGGTTACTACTTCCGCGAGTCCCGCCGCGCGGACCTCGGGGCCCGGCTGCCCGGCATCGGTGAACACAGCGACACCTTCGTTTCCGACGACGTCACCGACGAGCGCTTCGCGTACTACCTCGCGATCAACAACGTGCTCGGCCTCATCGGCGCATTCGGATCCCAGGGCCTCGCCGACGAGCTGCTCCTGCTCGCCGCGTTCCGCCGCTTCCTCGAAGCGCTCGCCTCCGGCCCTTCCCGGCTGCGCAGCTCGCTGCCCGCCCGCCTGCTCGACTCACCCGTCCTGCGCTGCAAGGCCAACCTGCTGACCCGGCTGCACGGCCTCGACGAACTCGTCGGCCCGGTGGACACCCAGTCCCTCTACGTCACCATCGCCAACCCCCTTCGTTCCTGA
- a CDS encoding GNAT family N-acetyltransferase gives MPPIDAGARTCGASSEDTLDLRLPDGFFALVAEADAEEETEAGRGRGRGTASAPTLCPTPNSDDLLDRVGDWGPTVTPAGVFHLVPVRVERDLPLISRWMNDPAVAAFWELAGPQDVTEDHLRSQLAADGRSVPCLGVLEGTPMSYWEIYRADLDPLARRYPARPHDTGIHLLIGGVADRGQGLGSILLRAVADLALDKRTACARVVAEPDIRNTPSVAAFLGAGFRFSAEVDLPAKRAALMVRDRSVRHLL, from the coding sequence GTGCCGCCCATCGACGCCGGTGCCCGCACGTGCGGTGCGAGCAGTGAGGACACGCTGGATCTGCGTCTGCCGGACGGCTTCTTCGCGCTCGTTGCGGAAGCGGACGCGGAGGAGGAAACCGAGGCAGGCCGGGGACGAGGCCGGGGCACGGCGTCGGCACCGACCCTCTGCCCCACGCCGAACAGTGACGACCTGCTCGATCGCGTCGGTGACTGGGGGCCGACCGTCACGCCCGCAGGCGTGTTCCACCTCGTCCCCGTCCGCGTCGAGCGGGACCTTCCACTGATCAGCCGGTGGATGAACGACCCAGCCGTCGCAGCGTTCTGGGAATTGGCAGGTCCCCAGGATGTGACCGAGGACCATCTCCGTTCCCAGCTCGCGGCCGACGGACGCAGTGTTCCGTGCCTCGGGGTCCTGGAGGGCACCCCGATGAGCTACTGGGAGATCTACCGGGCAGATCTCGACCCGCTGGCCCGCCGCTATCCCGCTCGACCTCACGACACCGGGATCCACCTCCTCATCGGCGGTGTCGCCGACCGTGGGCAAGGGCTCGGGAGCATCCTGCTGAGAGCCGTTGCCGATCTCGCGCTGGACAAGCGGACCGCCTGTGCACGTGTCGTCGCTGAACCCGACATTCGCAACACCCCTTCCGTAGCCGCATTCCTGGGCGCCGGTTTCCGGTTCTCCGCCGAGGTCGACCTGCCCGCCAAGCGGGCGGCCCTCATGGTCCGAGACCGGTCCGTGCGCCATCTGCTGTGA
- a CDS encoding diaminobutyrate--2-oxoglutarate transaminase family protein, with protein sequence MRSNAAEACTGARPSHEGILRRQSARESSARTYARSLPIVPVRARGLTIEGADGRRYLDCLSGAGTLALGHNHPVVLEAIRKVLDSGAPLHVLDLATPVKDAFVTELFHTLPPGLADRARVQFCGPAGTDAVEAALKLVRAATGRTGTLAFTGAYHGMTTGALEASGDAFDVRVARLPYPQDYRCPFGVGGERGAELAARWTESVLDDPKSGVRQPAGVILEPVQGEGGVIPAPDAWMRRMRQITADRSIPLIADEIQTGVGRTGTFWAVEHSGITPDVMVLSKAIGGSLPLAVVVYHEDLDVWQPGAHAGTFRGNQLAMAAGTATLAYVREHRLAERAATLGARMLSELHKLAKEFPCVGHVRGRGLMIGIEVVEPEAEPGMVGPGTDGGNRDPGGDGTETGTGSPGLRRDGGGSDVGFAAPAPAAAPRPAAPELASAVQRECLRRGLIVELGGRHASVVRLLPPLTITDEQAAAVLDRLTDAVEAVARGQAGRHAHRDGGRDEPHPPRSRHSDRAERAG encoded by the coding sequence CTGAGGAGCAATGCCGCCGAGGCGTGCACCGGGGCGCGCCCCTCGCACGAGGGAATCCTGCGGCGCCAGTCGGCGCGCGAGTCGTCCGCACGCACGTACGCGCGCTCCCTGCCCATCGTGCCGGTACGGGCCCGCGGGTTGACCATCGAGGGCGCCGACGGCCGCCGCTACCTGGACTGTCTCTCCGGCGCCGGAACCCTCGCCCTCGGCCACAACCACCCCGTCGTCCTCGAGGCGATCCGCAAGGTCCTCGACTCGGGCGCTCCGCTGCACGTCCTCGACCTGGCCACCCCCGTCAAGGACGCCTTCGTCACCGAACTGTTCCACACCCTGCCGCCCGGTCTCGCCGACCGCGCGCGTGTGCAGTTCTGCGGGCCCGCCGGCACGGACGCCGTGGAGGCAGCGCTCAAGCTCGTACGTGCCGCGACCGGCCGCACCGGAACCCTCGCTTTCACCGGTGCCTACCACGGCATGACCACCGGCGCCCTGGAAGCATCCGGGGACGCCTTCGACGTACGGGTCGCGCGCCTGCCCTATCCTCAGGACTACCGCTGTCCGTTCGGCGTCGGCGGCGAACGCGGCGCCGAACTCGCCGCCCGCTGGACCGAGTCCGTCCTCGACGACCCCAAGTCCGGAGTACGGCAACCCGCAGGAGTGATCCTCGAACCCGTCCAGGGCGAGGGCGGGGTGATCCCCGCACCGGACGCCTGGATGCGGCGCATGCGGCAGATCACAGCCGACCGGTCCATCCCGCTGATCGCGGACGAGATCCAGACGGGAGTCGGCAGGACAGGCACCTTCTGGGCGGTGGAACACAGCGGCATCACCCCCGATGTGATGGTTCTCTCGAAAGCCATCGGCGGCAGCCTGCCCCTGGCCGTCGTGGTCTACCACGAAGACCTCGACGTCTGGCAGCCCGGCGCCCACGCCGGAACGTTCCGCGGCAACCAACTCGCCATGGCCGCCGGCACGGCCACCCTCGCCTACGTCCGCGAACATCGCCTCGCCGAACGGGCGGCGACGCTGGGCGCCCGCATGCTGTCCGAGCTCCACAAGCTGGCCAAGGAGTTCCCGTGCGTCGGACACGTGCGGGGGAGGGGGCTGATGATCGGCATCGAAGTGGTGGAACCGGAGGCGGAGCCAGGGATGGTGGGCCCGGGGACGGACGGGGGAAACCGGGATCCGGGCGGCGACGGGACCGAGACCGGGACCGGGAGTCCCGGCTTGCGCCGGGACGGAGGCGGCAGTGACGTGGGGTTTGCGGCGCCGGCTCCTGCCGCCGCTCCCCGCCCGGCGGCCCCCGAACTCGCCTCCGCCGTCCAACGGGAGTGCCTGCGCCGAGGCCTGATCGTCGAACTCGGCGGCCGCCACGCAAGCGTCGTACGGCTCCTGCCGCCGCTGACCATCACCGACGAGCAGGCGGCCGCGGTACTCGACCGCCTGACCGACGCGGTGGAGGCGGTGGCGCGCGGTCAGGCGGGTCGCCACGCTCACCGCGACGGGGGACGCGACGAGCCCCACCCACCGCGGAGCCGACACAGCGACCGCGCGGAGCGCGCCGGGTAG